A region of the Anaerosporomusa subterranea genome:
TTTGCCATTCTCAATTCCTCCTGCTATCCGAGATATTAGCGAACATAGAACAGTGCCCATAAAATTCAATGTTTCCAGTGTACCAGTAACATATTCTAGTTGCAAATAAAAATTCCTGCCAAAAATAAAAAAACCTTGTAAAATACAAGGTTTTGGTGGCGGCGCACGGATTCGAACCGCGGACCGATCGGGTATGAACCGATTGCTCTAGCCAACTGAGCTACGCCGCCGATTATATGCTGGAGCTGATGACCGGGATTGAACCGGTGACCTTATCCTTACCAAGGATACGCTCTACCGACTGAGCTACATCAGCAAAAAATTCTGGTTGCGGGAGCAGGATTTGAACCTGCGACCTTCGGGTTATGAGCCCGACGAGCTGCCAGCTGCTCCATCCCGCGATGTGAATTAGGACAGTGATATGCTAGATGCAAGATAAGAAAAAAATATTGGGATCAAGGTAGAAATGTTATTCACACTTCTAACCCCTCACCTCTCGTGAAATCAAATGGTTGCGGGAGCAGGATTTGAACCTGCGACCTTCGGGTTATGAGCCCGACGAGCTGCCAGCTGCTCCATCCCGCGATGTAAAATTGGTGGAGGGGGCTGGATTCGAACCAGCGAAGTCGTCGACGGCAGATTTACAGTCTGCTCCCTTTAGCCACTCGGGAACCCCTCCGTATGAAATTCATGGAGCTGGCGAGAAGAATCGAACTCCCAACCTGCTGATTACAAGTCAGCTGCTCTACCAATTGAGCTACGCCAGCGCTGAAAACATTGTTTGCTGTCTTAGTGACGAAACTTATTATATAATACTAAATTCGGTATGTCAACACCTTTTTATTTACTTTTTCACTTTACTATTGTCAGATACTGCTACCGAACAAAGAAATAATAATAGGATAGTCCAGCGACTACGAAGCGGTAATAGGCAAACGCAGCCAGAGTGGATTTGTTGAGGAAACCCAGAAACCAGACGATTGACAAGTACGCAACAAAAAACGCAACAACAAATCCAGTAGCGAACATGCTCAGATCAGCCATGCTTAAGGTATGCCAAATCTTTAGCAAGTCGTATAAACAAGCGGCAAACATTAGCGGTACCGCAATAACAAATGAGAAATCAGCTGCAGCCTTACGGCTTAGGCCAAAAAACAACCCTCCAGCAATAGTTGAACCAGAGCGCGAAAACCCAGGCCAGAGAGATAACATCTGAAATAAACCGACTATCGTCGCTTGGCGAATACTAATTTCATCAAGTTGGCGAGTCATCGGTCTGCCAGAAAATTTTTCAGCCGCCAGCATAAGGATCGCGCCAGCAATCAAGCCAATAATGACAGTTAACGGAGAAAAGAGATATGTTTTAATTGGCTTATGCAGCAAAAATCCCACAACCAAGACTGGCAAAATTCCTGCCGAGATATGCCAAATAGTGAATCCGCCGCCTTGAAGTTTGCGCGGTCGAAATAGGTTGAAGAAGGTCTGGCGATAAAGGATAAGAACTGATAGAATTGCACCTAACTGGATAAATACTTCGAACACACTGGCCTTCTCACCTTCAAATCCCAAAAGCGAACCAACCAAAATCATATGCCCGGTCGAAGAAATGGGCAGAAATTCTGTTATTCCCTCTACAATACCGATAATAATTGCAATAAGCGTCTCGCTCACTATGTCATCCCTTTCTAATTTGGATACGTTCCCCTATTTTATCATGCGATCACGGAGCATGGCAAGGACCGTATGGTCTGTAGGAAACGCCAAATCCGGAACAGAGTCAAGTGAAAAAAAAGCTACTTGGTCTAAGTCGTCGCCTGGTTTGATACTCCCGCCCAGCACACTGACCGAAAACCAAATCCCGACTGTATGCATTTGGGGATTATGAAAATTAGAAAGTACGGTGAAAACACACTCCGGTTTGATACGTAGTCCTGTTTCCTCAAGAAATTCCCTTTTCACAGCTTCCTGTACATCCTCATTATATTCTACATAGCCACAGGGAATGCACCATAAGCCAGGATATGTAGATGTTTGGGAACGTCGGCCCAGCAAGATTCTGCCTTCCTGTAGATAAATTCCCGCCACGCCAACTACCGGATTTTCATACATTATATAATCACAAGACTCACATGTAAGACGATCGATTCCACCACGCGGTACATAATCCAGTTTTCCACCACATTTAGGGCAAAAAGAAAACCTCTGCTTCATACTTGCTCCTTCGGGTAAAATTATCCTGCTAATCATATCACTTACCGAAAAGCTCGTCAATGAAGCCCTATTGGGGGAATTTTCTTACGATTTTTAATAGCTGTCAAGCGCCAGTCTTTAAGAATAGAAGATACACTGCGTTCTGGATTATTTTCACGCAATACCCGCAACTTATTCAATATATCTGACTGCTGTGCGTAAAAGTCTGTCGCGCCCATGTTACAACCTCCTCACAAAATTTGAGAACACTGTAATCATTGCCGCGCAAACTATCATTTATACATTTGAAGAAAAAGCCACACCCACAGAAAATCTGGAGTGCGGCTGAGTGTAAAATATAACTTACAGGGTTCTGTCACCAGGATGCCAGTCGATCGGGCAGAGTCCGCCTGTCTGCAAGGCCTGTAACACCCGTAGCGTCTCATCCACACTACGCCCGATGTTTTCATCGGTAATTACCTGGTAGCGCAAAACACCTTCAGGATCAATGATAAACAGACCCCGTAATGCAACACCCTTCTCTTCCAACAAAACCCCATAATCGCGGGCGACTTGCTTTGTTATGTCTGAAGCAAGCGGATAGCGAATTTCGCCAAGTCCACCAGCAGTCGGTGGCGTTTTGATCCAAGCGCGATGGCTGAAAATACTGTCTGTACTAACCCCCAGCACCTCAGCATTCATTTTTTTGAATTCCTCTAGCCGTGAATTGAAGCCGCGTATTTCTGTCGGGCAGACAAACGTGAAATCCATTGGATAGAAAAACATGATCAGCCACTTGCCACAATAGTCCGAAAGTCGAGCCAGGTGGTCAAGTTCATCAAGGTTTTTTGTTGTCGACATGGAGAAATCAGGAGCTTTTTGGCTCACTTTAGCGAGCATAATAACCCCTCCTTCATTTTTGTTACACATATTCTTTAGTATGGCAAAAGACTTTCACGCTATTCTTCATCAATCACCAAAGCAGATCCCGATAGCGCGCCCAGCGCAAACTAATTCGTCATCAGGCTCAATTTGGCGACTGCGGCCAGCGATATCCACTATCGGCAATCGGATAATCCGGTCTTGTCGCAGAGCTACCATGCAACCACTAACGCCCTCGACTAAACACTCAGCCGCCGCTACACCATAGCGAGTACATAGAACGCGATCAAAGGCTGTTGGCGTGCCGCCACGCTGCACATGGCCCAGTACAGTGCAACGAGACTCAAGTCCTGTCGAGGACTCGACCTCTCTTGCTAGTTTCTCTCCGACCCCGCCTAAGCGTATCTTCTCATGACTGTTTTCAACTATTCGGGAAATGGTGACCTCGCCATTCTCAGGCTTTGCCCCTTCAGCGATGACAATCAAGCTAAAATGTTTACCAACTTGTCGCCGTCGGCTAATTTTCTCCAATACAGACTCCATGCGATAAGGTATCTCAGGAATTAGGATGCAATCCGCACCTCCGGCCAATCCTGCGTGCAAAGCAATCCAGCCGGCGTAACGACCCATTACCTCTAGCACCATTACCCGATGATGCGATTCAGCAGTGGTATGAAGACGGTCGAGTGCTTCTCCAGCTATGCTAACAGCAGTATCAAAACCAAAGGTTCTTTCTGTGCCAGGAATATCATTATCAATAGTTTTCGGAACTCCTACAACTGGAAGCCCCAGGGCGTTGAACTTAGCCGCAATGGCCAGACTACCGTCACCGCCGATAACAATGAGTGCCTCAATACCTTTGCTCCTCAGATTTTCCAGCGCTTTCGCCGACATATCCTGATACTGAGTTTTTCCGTCAATCTCTACAGCATACGCAAAAGGATTATCACGGTTTGTCGTGCCGAGAATTGTGCCGCCGCGCGGTAAAATGCCTGAAACGCTCCGGTCATCAAGTTCAACCATTTGGTCTTCGACAAGTCCCCCAAAACCATTTTGGACTCCCCATACCCGAATCCCGCGTCTCAACGCTGTTTTTACAGCCGCCCGGATTACAGCATTTAGACCAGGGCAGTCACCGCCGCCTGTTAGAATACCAATAGTTTTAACCGTCGTCATTCTCTCACCTCAATCATGATTCTACCCCTATTAGCACCTGTGCATGTGAAAAAGGCCGGATCACCACAAGATGAACCGACCAATTGCACTTAGTCCACTTGAACAAGACTGAGTCCTTCTGCATCATACTCTCGGTATGGCAAACGTCCGTCCTGATTAAAGACTAATTTCCCATTTTCAAATTGTCCCGGCCAGGCTGACACAATCGTGTGCTTACGGCTAAGCCGGCGCAGCATACTCAGCGGATCTAGTTGCAGGACCGGGGCAAAAAGCGCCTGAATACCATCCAGTAAAATAACCTCTGCCTCCAGCTTGGTCAAAACACTATCCATAATCTGAGGCGCTTCCACTGGCCTTACCTTTGGCATTAACTCGAGTAGCTCTTCAGTTACCAGAATGCGAGAGTCGATATATTCCCAGCCACGCATAGCACTAAGTTCTCGCATGATGTTACTCTTACCACTACCTGGCTGTCCGACTATCAATACCAGTTTCTCATCAAGTGTTTTGGTATCATGTACGAATTTCACAATACGTTGCACCATCATCGGTATCACCTCCCATAGTGCTCACCTGTTTCTCTGTTCTATCATTCGGCGAAAATCGCCATATTCCTTTTCGATAATGCGAGAAAAATTGCCCAATATTTTACCTTTTAGAGCGTGTTTCAAAGAAACACGCAACCATAGAAAAGGGAGGCTATTAGAAAATATCCAGATGCTAGGAACAGCGAGGCTTGCGCCGCGCCGCGTACAAAAGGTACGCAAGCAATCAAACGTAGTCGTGATTGCGCAACTCTTGGCGCTTTAGCGCCGTAGAGTTGGCGGCATACCCCTCGCGGGTGCAACGCAGATGGGCGTTTTCTAACAGCCTCTTTCAAATAATAAAAGACATCCTTACGGATGCCTTTCAAATACGAAACCACTTTATTCTTCTACCGAACCGCAATACTCGATCTCTTGCATTTCCCGATTAAGCCCGACCAAGCCTTTATACATGCCGCGAATATCGCTATCATCAGCCCGATTGTCAAGATATCGTTCTAATTTCCGCTTAACTCGTTGTAACGCATTGTCAATTGACTTTACGTGTCGCTCAAGTTCAACAGCAATTTCCTGATATGATTTACCATCTAGATAGGCCATGAGCACTTTCCACTCAAGTTCGCTCAAAATTTCGCCCATTTTCTGTTCGATATCAACAAATTCTTCGCGGTTAATCACTAATTCTTCCGGATCAGAAATTTTTGATCCAGAAAGAACATCCAAAAGCGTCCGGTCAGAATCCTCATCATAAATGGGTTTATTAAGAGATACATATGAGTTCAGCGGAATATGTTTTTGCCTAGTAGCAGTTTTAATAGCGGTAATAATCTGCCTGGTCACACACAACTCGGCAAATGCCCGGAAAGAAGAAAGTTTGTCATTGCGAAAATCACGGATTGCTTTGTATAAGCCAATCATGCCTTCCTGAATGATGTCTTCACGATCAGCGCCAATCAGAAAGTACGACCTAGCTTTCGCCCGAACGAAGTTGCGGTATTTGCCAATCAGATACTCTTGCGCGATCGTGCTATCATTATCCTTAGCGTCTAGCACGATTTCCTCGTCGGTCATGTTCTCAAAACAACTATATCCATCGCGTTGAGCACTAACCCGCATCGCATCGCCCCCACTCTTCAATTATCGCCGGTCGTAAAAAGAAAATGCACTAAAGCGAAGCTGTATATGCTTTAGTACATGCCACTTTTCTATCAAATTATACCCCACAGGGTTCTCTTAAGTCAAGCTAATCTTGTCTGCAACAGCCCTCAGCGCTTATGCCGCAGCTTGTCCAGCCTAGCTGCGACATCTTCACTGAGGTGGCTGGCGAGTTCGCGGCGATCACGCCGTGTTGCGGCTTGCGTTTCATCACGTAGCTTTTGCTTTGTCTGTTTGACCCGTATGCCAAGTTCGCGGGCGGTAATGCGGTACGCCCCTGTCCCTAATGCAACTGTCTGCTCCATCCGGTCAGATGTCACGACAAAAACTCGTTCGCCCTGTCGAACAAGCCTATACGCAAGTTTTTCAATGAAGCTATCAGCAGTTTCCCCTTCAGATGTATAAACGATTTCGAGTCCCTCCACCAATAATTCAGAGCGGTCTGCCGCTCCGACAACCGAATGAGCGTCAAAAACCAGTATCGCCTGCACCCCTTCAAAGGCGGCATATTCTGCCAGATCTGCCGCGAATTTGTCTCTTGCGTGTCCCAACTCAGCTAAAAGCTCCTGGTACACCGAGTGAAGGACATTATATCCATCAACCAGCAAAATGTCCATTTTGGAGGGGCCTCCGTCATTTTTTATCTTTTATTAGAGCTACCGGTTTAGGTTTTACGCCCACTTTGATGATGATATTATCAGCCATATACTGGTCTTTACTGAGAAATTCCCGTTTTATGACCTTGCCCTCCGTGCTGACCAATCGGTAAACCTTAAGGTCATAGCCAGGAGCGCCTTTATTTTCAACCTTAGTTTCACCGACTAGTAAATCTGGATCAGGCTTTTTGACAGTCACTGGTGGTATTTCCTTTTGATCAATTATAATAATATCAATAGTTTCTTTCAGTTTTTCACGGCCAAAAACTGCGGCATATAACGTGTTGCCCTTCACTTCACACATGAGCATAATCGGCGAATTTGACGAGTTAACAAACTTAAAATCTAGTACCCCGTACACCACGGTGGCATCCCGACCAAGACCGATATAGGAAAGTGGCTTACCATGATTTAGCCGTTCTTTAATGTCCAAATTAGCTAGCAGAACCGCATTATATATAGTAGATGAGACCTGACATACACCGCCGCCTATCCCCGGCACTAGTTCTCCGTCAAAAAACTCCAGCGCTTCTTGGAACCCGCTCGCCTTATCCCTAGGACCGACTGTTTCATTAAAAGAAAATGTCTGACCTGGCTGCAAGATTTGACCATTTATCTTATCTGCAGCCAGTTTAACATTGATCGATCGTTTAGCGTCTTCGGTATTAAACTGTGTGGAGAAAATGGACTGCATGACAACTATGCCTGCCTGCCGCAAAGACTCAGCGGTTACCTTGGGCTCAACTGCAACCATAGGCATAGGTATATACTGAATATCATCACGGTAAAAGGACCGTAGCAGAGAAGTCTTCAGTTCTTCCTCCATCAGCCTGACGCCCTTGGTTTCAGGAATTGGCCCACCTGTTGTCAAACTCAAGGTCGCGTTCTGCGGCGGTTTTTCAAGCTGACGTTTCCAGGTAGCCACAATAGCATTTAGTTTCTCTTGGTCAAAAACAATGTGCACCGGTAGATTCTGATCCCTGCTACTTGCAGTACGTATGCTTTGGATTCGATCCCACCAGGAGCCAACTCTTCCATAATTCCATATTACTGCTGCAGTGGATTCCACATCGATAGAGAATCCTACATCTCTTGCCTGAATTGAATATGCCTGATCACCATAGTAAACTGAAACGGTTTTCTCGCGACTGCGTTCGTTCGATTGGCTAAGCATCTCGATCAATTCCGTCCGCGTTTTGCCACTAACGTTTTGATCTTCCAACAT
Encoded here:
- a CDS encoding undecaprenyl-diphosphate phosphatase produces the protein MSETLIAIIIGIVEGITEFLPISSTGHMILVGSLLGFEGEKASVFEVFIQLGAILSVLILYRQTFFNLFRPRKLQGGGFTIWHISAGILPVLVVGFLLHKPIKTYLFSPLTVIIGLIAGAILMLAAEKFSGRPMTRQLDEISIRQATIVGLFQMLSLWPGFSRSGSTIAGGLFFGLSRKAAADFSFVIAVPLMFAACLYDLLKIWHTLSMADLSMFATGFVVAFFVAYLSIVWFLGFLNKSTLAAFAYYRFVVAGLSYYYFFVR
- a CDS encoding NUDIX hydrolase, whose amino-acid sequence is MKQRFSFCPKCGGKLDYVPRGGIDRLTCESCDYIMYENPVVGVAGIYLQEGRILLGRRSQTSTYPGLWCIPCGYVEYNEDVQEAVKREFLEETGLRIKPECVFTVLSNFHNPQMHTVGIWFSVSVLGGSIKPGDDLDQVAFFSLDSVPDLAFPTDHTVLAMLRDRMIK
- a CDS encoding peroxiredoxin; this encodes MLAKVSQKAPDFSMSTTKNLDELDHLARLSDYCGKWLIMFFYPMDFTFVCPTEIRGFNSRLEEFKKMNAEVLGVSTDSIFSHRAWIKTPPTAGGLGEIRYPLASDITKQVARDYGVLLEEKGVALRGLFIIDPEGVLRYQVITDENIGRSVDETLRVLQALQTGGLCPIDWHPGDRTL
- a CDS encoding 6-phosphofructokinase; this translates as MTTVKTIGILTGGGDCPGLNAVIRAAVKTALRRGIRVWGVQNGFGGLVEDQMVELDDRSVSGILPRGGTILGTTNRDNPFAYAVEIDGKTQYQDMSAKALENLRSKGIEALIVIGGDGSLAIAAKFNALGLPVVGVPKTIDNDIPGTERTFGFDTAVSIAGEALDRLHTTAESHHRVMVLEVMGRYAGWIALHAGLAGGADCILIPEIPYRMESVLEKISRRRQVGKHFSLIVIAEGAKPENGEVTISRIVENSHEKIRLGGVGEKLAREVESSTGLESRCTVLGHVQRGGTPTAFDRVLCTRYGVAAAECLVEGVSGCMVALRQDRIIRLPIVDIAGRSRQIEPDDELVCAGRAIGICFGD
- the brxF gene encoding BREX-3 system P-loop-containing protein BrxF translates to MMVQRIVKFVHDTKTLDEKLVLIVGQPGSGKSNIMRELSAMRGWEYIDSRILVTEELLELMPKVRPVEAPQIMDSVLTKLEAEVILLDGIQALFAPVLQLDPLSMLRRLSRKHTIVSAWPGQFENGKLVFNQDGRLPYREYDAEGLSLVQVD
- the sigH gene encoding RNA polymerase sporulation sigma factor SigH: MRVSAQRDGYSCFENMTDEEIVLDAKDNDSTIAQEYLIGKYRNFVRAKARSYFLIGADREDIIQEGMIGLYKAIRDFRNDKLSSFRAFAELCVTRQIITAIKTATRQKHIPLNSYVSLNKPIYDEDSDRTLLDVLSGSKISDPEELVINREEFVDIEQKMGEILSELEWKVLMAYLDGKSYQEIAVELERHVKSIDNALQRVKRKLERYLDNRADDSDIRGMYKGLVGLNREMQEIEYCGSVEE
- a CDS encoding NYN domain-containing protein; protein product: MDILLVDGYNVLHSVYQELLAELGHARDKFAADLAEYAAFEGVQAILVFDAHSVVGAADRSELLVEGLEIVYTSEGETADSFIEKLAYRLVRQGERVFVVTSDRMEQTVALGTGAYRITARELGIRVKQTKQKLRDETQAATRRDRRELASHLSEDVAARLDKLRHKR
- a CDS encoding VanW family protein, with product MNLPNLQLKSKYVLILAPLLLVSIGLTFAVYPLFHDQVYAGVMLEDQNVSGKTRTELIEMLSQSNERSREKTVSVYYGDQAYSIQARDVGFSIDVESTAAVIWNYGRVGSWWDRIQSIRTASSRDQNLPVHIVFDQEKLNAIVATWKRQLEKPPQNATLSLTTGGPIPETKGVRLMEEELKTSLLRSFYRDDIQYIPMPMVAVEPKVTAESLRQAGIVVMQSIFSTQFNTEDAKRSINVKLAADKINGQILQPGQTFSFNETVGPRDKASGFQEALEFFDGELVPGIGGGVCQVSSTIYNAVLLANLDIKERLNHGKPLSYIGLGRDATVVYGVLDFKFVNSSNSPIMLMCEVKGNTLYAAVFGREKLKETIDIIIIDQKEIPPVTVKKPDPDLLVGETKVENKGAPGYDLKVYRLVSTEGKVIKREFLSKDQYMADNIIIKVGVKPKPVALIKDKK